Proteins encoded by one window of Actinocorallia herbida:
- a CDS encoding SDR family oxidoreductase: MLCEGRVVIVTGAGRGIGREHALEFARQGAKVVVNDLGTTLQGGGRASDVAESVVAEIKDLGGEAVANGDDIASWDGAAGLVRTAVETFGGLDVLVNNAGFVRDRMLVSMSETEWDDVLRVHLKGHFAPLRHAGAYWREEAKAGRRPDARVINTSSGAGLLGSIGQGNYGAAKGGIATLTLIAASELARYGVTVNAIAPAARTRMTEDVFVDMMAKPDSGFDAMHPGNVSPLVVWLGSAASAHVSGRVFEVEGGMIGIADGWRHGPRLDRGARWVPAEVGPAVDGLLAEAAAPEAVYGAG, from the coding sequence ATGCTCTGTGAAGGCCGGGTCGTCATCGTCACCGGGGCCGGACGCGGGATCGGCCGCGAACACGCCCTGGAGTTCGCGCGGCAGGGCGCCAAGGTCGTCGTCAACGACCTCGGCACGACGCTCCAAGGAGGCGGCCGCGCCAGCGACGTCGCCGAGTCCGTCGTGGCCGAGATCAAGGACCTCGGCGGCGAGGCGGTCGCCAACGGCGACGACATCGCGAGCTGGGACGGCGCCGCAGGACTCGTCCGCACCGCCGTGGAGACCTTCGGCGGCCTCGACGTCCTGGTGAACAACGCCGGGTTCGTCCGTGACCGGATGCTGGTGTCGATGAGCGAGACCGAGTGGGACGACGTCTTGCGCGTCCACCTCAAGGGTCACTTCGCTCCGCTCAGGCACGCCGGCGCCTACTGGCGTGAAGAGGCCAAGGCCGGGCGGCGGCCCGACGCGCGCGTCATCAACACCTCCTCCGGCGCCGGACTCCTCGGCTCGATAGGGCAGGGCAACTACGGTGCGGCCAAGGGCGGCATCGCCACCCTGACCCTGATCGCCGCCTCTGAACTGGCCCGCTACGGCGTCACCGTCAACGCCATCGCCCCCGCGGCGCGCACCCGGATGACCGAGGACGTGTTCGTCGACATGATGGCCAAGCCCGACTCCGGCTTCGACGCCATGCACCCCGGCAACGTCTCGCCGCTCGTCGTCTGGCTCGGCAGCGCCGCGTCAGCGCACGTCTCGGGGCGGGTCTTCGAGGTCGAGGGGGGCATGATCGGGATCGCCGACGGTTGGCGGCACGGCCCCCGCCTCGACCGCGGCGCCCGCTGGGTGCCCGCCGAGGTCGGCCCCGCCGTCGACGGGCTGCTCGCCGAGGCCGCCGCCCCCGAAGCCGTCTACGGCGCAGGCTGA
- a CDS encoding peptidyl-tRNA hydrolase, which yields MSDHPPVVHDDPEGEPPWAMQLAIRAEKADPPSHEAVCEVAASAVVHLLADERFAEAVERWEDGRIRKVTRRARGARWREVGELAGVTVARGGAEVRAFPPGPVTEVPPGIAKLQIAGTDLERAETEPPAAPYAALVHNPDAKMSTGKAAAQSGHAAHLLYRTLPPAERDAWLAAGAPVHFLGFPWDEAVARASVHIRDAGYTEVAPGTMTAVAWLVTS from the coding sequence ATGAGCGATCATCCGCCCGTCGTGCACGACGATCCCGAAGGCGAGCCCCCCTGGGCGATGCAGCTCGCCATCCGGGCGGAGAAGGCCGACCCTCCCTCGCACGAGGCGGTGTGCGAGGTCGCGGCCTCGGCCGTCGTGCACCTGCTCGCCGACGAGCGGTTCGCCGAGGCCGTCGAGCGCTGGGAGGACGGGCGCATCCGCAAGGTGACCCGCCGGGCCCGCGGCGCGCGCTGGCGCGAGGTCGGCGAGCTGGCCGGGGTCACCGTCGCGCGCGGCGGGGCCGAGGTCCGCGCGTTCCCGCCCGGCCCGGTCACCGAGGTGCCGCCCGGGATCGCCAAGCTCCAGATCGCCGGCACCGACCTTGAGCGCGCCGAGACCGAGCCGCCCGCCGCCCCCTACGCGGCGCTCGTGCACAACCCCGACGCCAAGATGAGCACGGGCAAGGCCGCCGCCCAGTCCGGGCACGCCGCCCATCTCCTGTACCGCACCCTCCCGCCCGCAGAACGCGACGCCTGGCTCGCCGCAGGCGCCCCCGTCCACTTTCTCGGCTTCCCCTGGGACGAGGCCGTCGCGCGCGCCTCCGTGCACATCCGCGACGCGGGCTACACCGAGGTCGCCCCCGGCACGATGACCGCGGTCGCCTGGCTCGTCACCTCCTGA
- a CDS encoding Zn-ribbon domain-containing OB-fold protein, whose protein sequence is MTANRLDPDRDSAPWWEAVDRGELLLQRCAGCGTPRFPARALCNRCRSRDSDWIPARGTGAVYSWIVNHQRFMPDVPVPFAVVCVRLDEGEDILMYGNLLNADPSELAPGLRLRAVIKDGLVQWTPEE, encoded by the coding sequence ATGACGGCGAACCGGCTCGACCCCGACCGCGACTCCGCGCCCTGGTGGGAGGCGGTCGACCGCGGCGAACTGCTGCTCCAGCGCTGCGCCGGGTGCGGCACGCCCCGCTTCCCCGCCCGCGCCCTGTGCAACCGGTGCAGGTCGCGTGACAGCGACTGGATCCCGGCGCGAGGCACGGGCGCGGTCTACAGCTGGATCGTGAACCACCAGAGGTTCATGCCGGACGTGCCCGTGCCGTTCGCGGTCGTGTGCGTGCGGCTGGACGAGGGCGAGGACATCCTCATGTACGGCAACCTGCTCAACGCCGACCCTTCGGAGCTCGCCCCCGGCCTCCGCCTGCGCGCCGTCATCAAGGACGGCCTTGTGCAGTGGACTCCCGAGGAGTAG
- a CDS encoding thiolase C-terminal domain-containing protein, producing MTFRDKTALAGVGYTPFSKNSGVSTLTLAMEAVLAALDDAGLTLDDVDGLATHRVGDSTPPWVVAPALGLTNVSWYLDQFGGGSVSHSVIGQAAMAVASGVARTVVVYRAINARSEFRMGGTGRGAAPIFDSQYQAPYGYFAPPQQFAMYARAHMNAYGTTHEQLGAISVRQRAYAVKNARALKRDPITLDDYLASRWIAEPFRLLDCCLETDGACAVVVTSAERARDLAHPTVLISGAAWGGGDSFFSGVPTDFTTTEAARMAPRLYAMAGVGPGDVDVAELYDCFTYSVLVQLEDYGFCAKGEGGPYVESGEGPAVNTHGGFLSEGYVHGINHVAEAVAQLRGTAGDRQVEGAEVALSTAQPGYVLAGTSALILRGER from the coding sequence GTGACCTTCCGCGACAAGACAGCCCTAGCCGGAGTGGGTTACACCCCGTTCAGCAAGAACTCCGGGGTGTCCACGCTGACCCTCGCCATGGAGGCGGTCCTCGCCGCGCTCGACGACGCGGGCCTCACCCTCGACGACGTCGACGGCCTGGCCACCCACCGCGTCGGAGACTCCACCCCGCCCTGGGTGGTCGCCCCCGCCCTCGGCCTCACCAATGTGTCCTGGTACCTCGACCAGTTCGGCGGAGGCAGCGTCTCGCATTCCGTCATCGGACAGGCCGCGATGGCGGTGGCCTCGGGCGTCGCCCGTACCGTCGTCGTCTACCGGGCCATCAACGCGCGCAGCGAGTTCCGCATGGGCGGGACGGGCAGGGGCGCCGCGCCGATCTTCGACTCGCAGTACCAGGCGCCGTACGGGTACTTCGCTCCGCCGCAGCAGTTCGCCATGTACGCGCGTGCGCACATGAACGCATACGGCACCACGCACGAGCAGCTCGGCGCGATCTCCGTACGACAGCGCGCCTACGCGGTGAAGAACGCGCGCGCGCTCAAGCGCGACCCCATCACCCTCGACGACTACCTCGCCTCCCGCTGGATAGCCGAGCCGTTCAGGCTGCTCGACTGCTGCCTGGAGACCGACGGGGCGTGTGCCGTCGTCGTCACCTCCGCGGAACGGGCCCGCGACCTCGCCCACCCCACCGTGCTCATCTCCGGGGCGGCCTGGGGAGGCGGCGACTCGTTCTTCTCGGGCGTCCCCACCGACTTCACCACCACCGAGGCGGCCCGGATGGCGCCCCGCCTGTACGCGATGGCCGGAGTCGGCCCGGGGGACGTCGACGTGGCCGAACTGTACGACTGCTTCACCTACTCCGTCCTCGTGCAACTGGAGGACTACGGCTTCTGCGCCAAGGGAGAGGGCGGCCCGTACGTCGAGTCAGGGGAGGGGCCCGCGGTGAACACCCATGGAGGGTTCCTGTCCGAGGGCTACGTCCACGGCATCAACCATGTCGCCGAGGCCGTCGCGCAACTGCGCGGCACCGCGGGCGACCGCCAGGTCGAGGGCGCCGAGGTGGCTCTGTCGACCGCCCAGCCCGGCTACGTGCTGGCCGGCACGTCGGCCCTGATCCTGCGAGGCGAGCGATGA
- a CDS encoding acyl-CoA dehydrogenase family protein — protein sequence MSDAFRAEVRDFLTASLEGDFREARGLGGPGREHEGFDIRLAWEKHLGANGWTCLGWPKEHGGREATLAEQVVFFEEYAKAHAPHRLGHIGEGLIGPTIIDYGTDEQRARFLPPIVRGDELWCQGYSEPDAGSDLANVQTRAVRDGDDWIVTGQKVWTSLAHVADWCFVVCRTEPGSQRHKGLSYLLVPMHQDGIEVRPIIQPTGTSEFNEVFFDGARTSASNIIGAPGEGWRVAMATLGYERGASTLGQQIGFRREFEAVVAVARAHGTLPELRDRLVRSWSELELMRLNALRTMRSLGAGEPGPEVAVAKLFWSEWHRRLGEIALDAAGPAGLLAEDAPYDLSELQRIGLFSRSDTIYAGSSEIQRNIIAERTLGLPR from the coding sequence ATGAGCGACGCGTTCCGCGCCGAGGTGCGCGACTTCCTCACCGCGAGCCTGGAAGGCGACTTCCGCGAGGCGCGCGGCCTCGGCGGGCCGGGGCGCGAGCACGAGGGCTTCGACATCAGGCTCGCCTGGGAGAAGCACCTCGGGGCGAACGGCTGGACCTGCCTCGGCTGGCCGAAGGAGCACGGCGGACGTGAGGCGACCCTCGCCGAGCAGGTCGTCTTCTTCGAGGAGTACGCCAAGGCCCACGCGCCGCACAGGCTCGGGCACATAGGCGAGGGCCTCATCGGCCCGACCATCATCGACTACGGCACCGACGAGCAGCGCGCGCGCTTCCTGCCGCCCATCGTCCGCGGAGACGAACTCTGGTGCCAGGGCTACTCCGAACCCGACGCGGGATCCGACCTCGCCAACGTGCAGACCAGGGCCGTCCGCGACGGCGACGACTGGATCGTCACCGGGCAGAAGGTGTGGACGTCCCTCGCGCACGTCGCCGACTGGTGCTTCGTGGTCTGCCGCACCGAACCGGGCTCCCAGCGCCACAAGGGCCTTTCGTACCTGCTCGTCCCCATGCACCAGGACGGGATCGAGGTCCGGCCGATCATCCAGCCGACCGGCACCAGCGAGTTCAACGAGGTCTTCTTCGACGGCGCACGCACCTCCGCCTCGAACATCATCGGTGCGCCCGGCGAAGGCTGGCGGGTCGCCATGGCCACCCTCGGCTACGAGCGCGGCGCGTCCACCCTGGGCCAGCAGATCGGCTTCCGGCGCGAGTTCGAGGCCGTCGTCGCCGTCGCCCGAGCCCACGGCACCCTCCCGGAGCTGCGCGACCGCCTGGTGCGCTCCTGGAGCGAGCTCGAACTGATGCGCCTCAACGCCCTGCGCACGATGCGCTCACTCGGCGCGGGCGAGCCCGGCCCCGAAGTCGCCGTCGCCAAGCTGTTCTGGTCCGAATGGCACCGCCGCCTCGGCGAGATCGCCCTCGACGCCGCCGGCCCCGCCGGCCTCCTGGCCGAGGACGCCCCCTACGACCTCTCCGAACTCCAGCGCATCGGCCTCTTCAGCCGCTCCGACACCATCTACGCCGGCTCCAGCGAGATCCAGCGCAACATCATCGCCGAACGCACCCTCGGGCTCCCCCGCTAG
- a CDS encoding enoyl-CoA hydratase family protein — MGITQTTPAPGVAEVVMDAPPVNALTVKGWFELADAITAAGRDPQVRAVILRAEGRGFNAGVDIKEMQRTEGFEALLGANRGCYAAFAAVYDCEVPVIAAVHGFCLGGGIGLVGNADVIVASDDATFGLPEVNQGALGAATHLARLVPQHLMRAMVYTARTATAQQLHAFGSVHTVVPRAALREAALEVAGQIAEKDPFVIRRAKESLNGIDPVDVKRSYRFEQGFTYELNLSGAGDQHRDAFVSRER, encoded by the coding sequence ATGGGGATCACGCAAACGACGCCCGCGCCCGGGGTGGCCGAGGTCGTCATGGACGCGCCGCCGGTGAACGCGCTGACCGTCAAGGGCTGGTTCGAGCTGGCCGACGCGATCACCGCGGCAGGGCGGGACCCGCAGGTGCGCGCGGTGATCCTGCGCGCCGAAGGCCGCGGCTTCAACGCGGGCGTGGACATCAAGGAGATGCAGCGCACCGAGGGCTTCGAGGCGCTCCTGGGCGCCAACCGGGGCTGCTACGCCGCGTTCGCCGCGGTGTACGACTGCGAGGTGCCGGTCATCGCCGCGGTGCACGGCTTCTGCCTGGGCGGCGGCATCGGACTCGTCGGCAACGCCGACGTCATCGTCGCCTCCGACGACGCCACCTTCGGCCTGCCCGAGGTCAACCAGGGCGCGCTCGGCGCCGCCACCCACCTGGCCCGGCTGGTGCCGCAGCACCTCATGCGGGCGATGGTCTACACGGCCCGCACCGCGACAGCCCAGCAGTTGCACGCCTTCGGCTCGGTGCACACCGTCGTGCCGCGCGCGGCGCTGCGCGAGGCCGCGCTGGAGGTCGCCGGGCAGATCGCCGAGAAGGACCCGTTCGTCATCCGGCGGGCCAAGGAGTCGCTGAACGGCATCGACCCGGTGGACGTCAAGCGGTCCTACCGGTTCGAGCAGGGCTTCACCTACGAACTGAACCTCTCCGGCGCGGGCGACCAGCACCGCGACGCCTTCGTCTCCCGGGAGCGCTGA
- a CDS encoding SDR family oxidoreductase produces the protein MSVGTLVHDYTGRVALVTGGTRGLGAGIARAFADAGARVVVCARKAARRAEGADAPGHFLPCDVRDPEDVARLMDDIRAEYGRLDVVVNNAGGGPYAPVAEAPPRLLQRVIELNLLGPLYVAQAAYPLMDEGAIVMVGSVSGTRPSPGTSAYGAAKAGLHHLAACLAAEWAPKVRVNTVVVGLAESGDDQAEHYGGEETLRAIKATVPAGRFATPSDVAAACLYLASAPHVTGASLTLDGGGEQAAWQYLVQNPGS, from the coding sequence TTGAGCGTCGGCACGCTTGTCCACGACTACACGGGCCGGGTCGCGCTGGTCACCGGCGGTACGCGGGGCCTTGGCGCGGGCATCGCGCGGGCCTTCGCCGACGCCGGGGCCCGCGTCGTCGTCTGCGCCCGCAAAGCCGCCAGGAGGGCCGAAGGCGCGGACGCCCCCGGGCACTTCCTTCCGTGCGACGTACGCGACCCCGAGGACGTCGCAAGGCTGATGGACGACATCCGCGCCGAGTACGGGCGCCTGGACGTCGTCGTGAACAACGCCGGAGGCGGACCCTACGCACCCGTCGCGGAGGCGCCTCCCCGTCTTCTCCAGCGCGTCATCGAACTCAACCTCCTCGGGCCCCTGTACGTCGCGCAGGCCGCCTACCCCTTGATGGACGAAGGCGCGATCGTCATGGTCGGCAGCGTCAGCGGGACGAGGCCGTCGCCGGGGACGTCCGCGTACGGGGCGGCCAAGGCGGGGCTGCACCACCTGGCCGCGTGCCTCGCCGCGGAGTGGGCGCCGAAGGTGCGCGTCAACACCGTCGTCGTAGGGCTCGCCGAGAGCGGCGACGACCAGGCCGAGCACTACGGCGGCGAAGAGACGCTGCGCGCCATCAAGGCCACCGTCCCCGCCGGACGCTTCGCCACCCCTTCCGACGTCGCGGCGGCCTGCCTCTACCTCGCCTCCGCCCCGCACGTCACGGGCGCCTCCCTGACGCTCGACGGCGGCGGCGAACAGGCCGCGTGGCAGTACCTCGTCCAGAACCCCGGGTCCTGA
- a CDS encoding CoA transferase subunit A, which yields MGRQMTIEEIVGSVESGMTLGIGGWGSRRKPMALVRALCNSPVRDLTVVSYGGADVGLLCAAGKIRKLVAPFVTLDSVALEPHFRQARQNGSIEFEEYDEGMFMFGLYAAAHGLPFLPTPAGLGSDVLATNPRLKTVADPYGGEELIAVPALKMDVSFVHLQRADARGNALYLGGDPYFDDLYAKAADRSFVSCERLVDTADLLKEGPVQALLVSRAQVEGVVETPNGSHFTTGDDDRRDEAFQRHYVEAAGSPESWAAFRARFLDGDEAAYQAAVRAWREEQ from the coding sequence ATGGGACGGCAGATGACGATCGAGGAGATCGTCGGCTCGGTGGAGAGCGGGATGACGCTCGGCATCGGCGGCTGGGGCTCGCGCCGCAAGCCGATGGCCCTGGTCCGCGCTCTGTGCAACTCGCCCGTGCGCGACCTTACGGTCGTCTCCTACGGCGGCGCGGACGTCGGCCTCCTTTGCGCGGCAGGGAAGATCCGCAAACTGGTGGCGCCCTTCGTCACGCTGGACTCGGTCGCGCTGGAGCCGCATTTCCGGCAGGCCAGGCAGAACGGCTCCATCGAGTTCGAGGAGTACGACGAGGGCATGTTCATGTTCGGCCTCTACGCGGCCGCGCACGGACTGCCCTTCCTGCCCACCCCCGCGGGCCTCGGCTCCGACGTACTGGCGACGAACCCTCGGCTCAAGACCGTGGCCGACCCCTACGGCGGCGAAGAGCTCATCGCCGTCCCGGCGCTCAAGATGGACGTCTCCTTCGTCCACCTCCAGCGCGCCGACGCCCGGGGCAACGCCCTGTACCTCGGCGGCGACCCCTACTTCGACGACCTGTACGCCAAGGCCGCCGACCGCTCGTTCGTGAGCTGCGAACGCCTCGTGGACACCGCCGACCTCCTCAAGGAGGGGCCCGTCCAGGCGCTCCTGGTCAGCCGGGCGCAGGTCGAGGGCGTCGTGGAGACCCCGAACGGGTCGCACTTCACCACCGGCGACGACGACCGCCGCGACGAGGCGTTCCAGCGCCACTACGTCGAGGCGGCAGGGTCGCCGGAGTCGTGGGCGGCGTTCCGCGCCCGCTTCCTCGACGGCGACGAGGCCGCCTACCAGGCCGCCGTCCGCGCCTGGCGCGAAGAGCAGTGA
- a CDS encoding CoA-transferase subunit beta: protein MGEVLTATRAEVCAAACADMFRGDGEIVAAAVAGMTPALGARLARATFEPGLLTTDGGPYLTAEPVPLGAPAGDVEGWLPFREHLWLVLNGRRHVWLGPSQMDRFGNCNISHIGPSDRPKSQLLGSRGAPGNTRLNPTSFWVPRHSTRVFVDKVDYVSGVGNDRGAFQLRGVVTNLAVLDFRAPDGSLRLRSVHPGVTVDDVVAATGFALTVPDEVPETRLPTGEELRLMREVLDPKGIREREVRA, encoded by the coding sequence ATGGGCGAGGTACTCACGGCGACGCGCGCCGAGGTCTGCGCGGCCGCGTGCGCCGACATGTTCCGCGGCGACGGCGAGATCGTGGCGGCCGCCGTGGCCGGCATGACCCCGGCGCTCGGCGCGCGGCTGGCGCGGGCCACGTTCGAACCGGGCCTGCTCACCACCGACGGCGGCCCCTACCTGACGGCCGAGCCGGTGCCGCTGGGCGCGCCCGCGGGCGACGTCGAAGGCTGGCTGCCGTTCCGCGAGCACCTGTGGCTGGTGCTGAACGGGCGGCGGCACGTGTGGCTCGGCCCGTCCCAGATGGACCGCTTCGGCAACTGCAACATCAGCCACATCGGCCCTTCCGACCGGCCGAAGTCCCAGCTCCTGGGCTCGCGCGGCGCGCCGGGCAACACCCGGCTGAACCCGACGAGCTTCTGGGTGCCGCGCCACTCCACCCGGGTGTTCGTGGACAAGGTGGACTATGTCTCCGGTGTCGGGAACGACCGGGGCGCGTTCCAGCTCCGCGGCGTCGTCACCAACCTCGCGGTCCTCGACTTCCGCGCCCCCGACGGGTCGCTGCGGCTGCGCTCGGTCCACCCGGGCGTCACCGTCGACGACGTGGTCGCGGCCACCGGCTTCGCGCTGACCGTCCCCGACGAGGTCCCCGAGACCCGCCTCCCGACGGGCGAGGAACTCCGCCTCATGCGCGAGGTCCTCGACCCCAAGGGCATCCGGGAGCGGGAGGTGCGCGCATGA
- a CDS encoding flavin reductase family protein → MTTASVSDLNARRLRDVLGHFATGVVAITAIDPATGLPTGLAANSFTSVSLDPPLVAFCVAHTSSTWPLLRRAAHLCVNVLSEPQTAVCRQLAVKGGDKFAGVAWGASPSGTPVLDGALAWLEVSVEAEHRAGDHDIVVARVNHLDIHHDGEPLVFYQGRYGRFEG, encoded by the coding sequence ATGACCACCGCATCCGTGAGCGATCTCAACGCCCGCCGGCTCCGGGACGTCCTCGGGCACTTCGCCACGGGCGTCGTCGCGATCACCGCGATCGACCCGGCCACCGGGCTTCCCACCGGCCTCGCCGCCAACTCCTTCACGTCGGTCTCCCTCGACCCGCCGCTCGTCGCCTTCTGCGTCGCGCACACGAGTTCCACGTGGCCGCTGCTGCGCCGGGCCGCGCATCTGTGCGTCAACGTCCTCAGCGAGCCACAGACGGCCGTGTGCCGCCAGCTCGCGGTCAAGGGCGGCGACAAGTTCGCCGGGGTCGCCTGGGGCGCCTCACCGTCGGGGACGCCGGTTCTGGACGGCGCGCTGGCGTGGCTGGAGGTCTCGGTGGAGGCCGAGCACCGGGCGGGCGACCACGACATCGTCGTCGCGCGCGTCAACCACCTCGACATCCACCACGACGGCGAACCGCTGGTCTTCTACCAGGGCCGCTACGGCCGCTTCGAGGGCTGA
- a CDS encoding NAD(P)H-dependent flavin oxidoreductase gives MKTALTELTGIRYPIVQTGMGYVAGARLAAATSAAGGLGIIAASTLTLEETAKAIHSVKERTDAPFGVNIRSDADDAADRVALMIAEGVKVASFALAPSQKLIGTLKDAGVVVIPSIGARRHAEKVAAWGADAVIVQGGEGGGHTGPVPTTVLLPDVVDAVDIPVIAAGGFFDGRGLIAALSYGAAGVAMGTRFLLTSDSPVAQDVKDVYLGKGVRDTVVTTRVDGMPHRVLSSDLVARLESAGPVTGLVRAVANAARFKRLSGLSWAAMIREGQRMKHGRELTWAQVLMAANTPMLLKAAMVDGRADLGVMASGQVVGLIDDLPSCAELIDRVMKEAEDVLGRLPEQP, from the coding sequence ATGAAGACCGCGCTGACGGAGCTGACCGGCATCCGGTACCCGATCGTGCAGACCGGCATGGGGTACGTCGCCGGAGCGCGCTTGGCCGCGGCCACCTCTGCGGCCGGAGGGCTCGGCATCATCGCCGCCTCCACCCTGACGCTGGAGGAGACCGCCAAGGCGATCCACTCGGTCAAGGAGCGCACGGACGCGCCGTTCGGCGTGAACATCCGCTCCGACGCCGACGACGCGGCCGACCGGGTCGCGCTGATGATCGCCGAAGGGGTGAAGGTCGCCTCCTTCGCCCTCGCCCCCTCCCAGAAGCTCATCGGGACGCTCAAGGACGCGGGCGTCGTCGTCATCCCCTCGATCGGGGCTCGGCGGCACGCGGAGAAGGTCGCCGCGTGGGGCGCCGACGCGGTCATCGTGCAGGGCGGCGAGGGCGGCGGCCACACCGGGCCCGTCCCCACCACCGTGCTGCTGCCCGACGTCGTCGACGCGGTGGACATCCCCGTCATCGCGGCGGGCGGCTTCTTCGACGGGCGGGGCCTCATCGCCGCCCTGTCGTACGGCGCGGCCGGGGTCGCGATGGGCACAAGGTTCCTGCTCACCTCCGACTCGCCCGTCGCGCAGGACGTCAAGGACGTCTACCTCGGCAAGGGCGTGCGCGACACGGTCGTCACCACCCGGGTCGACGGAATGCCGCACCGGGTGCTCAGCTCCGATCTCGTCGCCCGGCTGGAGTCGGCGGGGCCCGTCACCGGGCTGGTCCGCGCGGTCGCCAACGCGGCGCGGTTCAAGCGGCTGTCCGGGCTCTCGTGGGCGGCGATGATCCGCGAGGGACAGCGGATGAAGCACGGGCGGGAGCTGACCTGGGCGCAGGTGCTCATGGCCGCGAACACCCCGATGCTGCTCAAGGCGGCGATGGTCGACGGGCGCGCGGACCTCGGCGTCATGGCGTCCGGCCAGGTCGTCGGGCTCATCGACGACCTGCCGTCGTGCGCGGAGCTCATCGACCGGGTGATGAAGGAGGCCGAGGACGTTCTCGGCAGGCTGCCCGAACAGCCCTAG
- a CDS encoding NUDIX domain-containing protein — protein MRTTSSREIYRNAWMSLREDRIVHPDGSPGLYSVVDKPAAACVIAVEEGGFHLIEQFRYPLGRRSWEFVQGTWPHDGPPGEELARAELAEETGLRAASLELLGRIAIAPGMTSQECDVFVARGLTPGPIAREVTEQEMEHRLFSADELEDMLRKGVITDSVTLAAYTLFLLRTP, from the coding sequence ATGCGGACGACGAGCTCTCGTGAGATCTACCGGAACGCCTGGATGAGCCTGCGCGAGGACCGCATCGTCCACCCGGACGGCTCCCCCGGCCTGTACTCGGTCGTCGACAAGCCGGCGGCCGCGTGCGTGATCGCCGTGGAGGAGGGCGGCTTCCACCTCATCGAGCAGTTCCGCTACCCGCTCGGCCGCCGCTCGTGGGAGTTCGTGCAGGGCACCTGGCCGCACGACGGCCCACCCGGCGAGGAACTCGCCCGCGCCGAGCTCGCCGAGGAGACGGGCCTGCGCGCCGCCTCGCTGGAGCTGCTCGGCCGGATCGCGATCGCCCCCGGCATGACCAGCCAGGAGTGCGACGTCTTCGTCGCCCGCGGCCTCACCCCCGGTCCGATCGCCCGCGAAGTCACCGAACAGGAGATGGAGCACCGCCTCTTCTCCGCCGACGAACTCGAAGACATGCTCCGCAAGGGCGTCATCACCGACTCCGTCACCCTCGCCGCCTACACCCTCTTCCTCCTCCGCACTCCCTGA